The genome window CATGCGCGGTGTCTATGCCATTGGCGACGTGACGGGCGAACCGATGCTGGCGCACCGCGCCATGGCGCAGGGTGAGATGGTGGCGGAAATCATCGCCGGCGAAAATCGCAGCTGGGACAAACGCGCCATTGCCGCGGTGTGCTTCACCGACCCCGAAATCGTCTCCGTTGGGCTTTCCCCGGACGAGGCGAAAGAGGCGGGTCATGAGGTCAAGATTGGCCTCTTCCCGTTCGCTGCTAATGGCCGTGCCATGACGCAGGAAGGCGAGGAGGGGTTCGTGCGGGTGGTTGCCGCAGCGGGCAATCATCTGATCCTTGGCATACAGGCGGTCGGGAAGGGCGTGTCCGAACTCTCGGCGTCCTTCGCGCTAGCCTTGGAAATGGGTGCACGTCTTGAGGATATTGCCGGGACGATCCACGCGCATCCGACGCAAAGCGAGGGCTTCCATGAGGCTTCGCTTAAGGCGCTCGGACACGCGCTGCATATTTGATCGGTGATTGCGCCGTTCTGATTATCAAAGAACCGGGTGTAGCTACCCCTTGCCACGCCCTCATCTCGAGTCTGGCCATTGAATGGTTGGGAAGACGGGCGGTCGTCGAAGCGCGTCTTTTGGTAGTGATATGCGATCCGAAGACCGCCCGTCCGGCGTTTTTCTATCGCATCCGTTCCGCGTCGCGACGGCAGCGGCCGGGCTCGTAGCCCTTACCTGACCCACCGCCCCTCACAGTGCTCGTCCAGCACGCACCGGTCCTAGTACCGGCAGGGGAACCCTTGGACGCAACTTCCCCGGACAGCGGGTCCGTTACCCGCCATCGGAGGCGCCGATCCTCTCCCCACTTCGAACGGCTCCGGAAGCAGCTCCCCATGGAAAGGACGGGAGAATAATAAACGAGGTTTGCAGGGCGTGGATAAGTTTCAGTGGTTTATTCCGGCCAAACCGGCAGTGCGTGGTTCGACAAGCTCACCATGAGGGTGGTGAGTTGATGGAGCGAGCCAGGACTTGCGGCATTCTGAACCTGCAATGGAGGCAGCCGCTGCACAGGGGCGATTGGCTTGCAGCCCACTACTTCCCTCATGGTGAGCTTGTCGAACCACGCACTGCACCTTTGCGAGTAGGCACCTCAAAGCGATGCCGATTATTTCCCGATCAAGGGGAGCAACTAAAACGCCTAAATATCCAGTTCTTCGACGAATGCTGCGCGATCCTGGATAAACCGGAAGCGGGCGTCAGGCCGGGTACCCATCAGATCATCCACGGCGAGCCTTGTCTCGTTGGCCCATTCCTCGTCGATCTGAACGCGCAACAAAGTCCGCTTCTTGCGGTCCATCGTCGTTTCCTTGAGCTGGTCGGCGCGCATTTCGCCGAGGCCCTTGAAACGGCCGATTTCGACCTTGCCCTTGCCAGTGAACATCGTCTTGAGAAGTTCATCCTTATGGGCGTCGTCACGGGCATAGGCGACCTTGCCGCCCTGCGCGAGGCGGTAGAGTGGCGGCACACCAAGGAACAGATGGCCGTTGCGAATGAGTTCGGGCATTTCCTGATAGAAGAACGTGATGAGCAGCGACGCGATATGCGCCCCGTCGACGTCCGCGTCGGTCATGATGATGACGCGGTCATAGCGCAGGTCCTCATCACGATATTTCGAGCGGGTGCCACAGCCGAGCGCCTGGATGAGATCGCCGATCTGCTGATTCGCTGTCATCTTCTCGCGTCCGGCGCTGACGACATTCAAGATCTTGCCGCGCAAGGGCAGAACGGCCTGTGTGGCGCGGTCGCGCGCCTGCTTGGCCGAGCCGCCAGCGCTGTCGCCTTCGACGATGAACAGTTCAGCGCCCAACGCGCCGGTCTGGCTGCAATCGGCCAGCTTGCCGGGCAGGCGCAGCTTCTTCACGGCGGATTTGCGATTGACCTCTTTTTCCTGGCGGCGTTTGACGCGTTCCTCGGCCCGGTCCACCACCCAGTCGAGCAGCTTCGATGCTTCCTGTGGCGAGGCAGCAAGCCAATGGTCGAACGGGTCACGAATGGCATTTTCAACAATGCGTTGTGCCTCGACGGTCGCAAGCTTGTCCTTGGTCTGGCCGACAAATTCCGGCTCGCGAATGAAGACGGAAAGCATGGCAGCCGAAGAGATCATCACGTCATCGGTTGTGATGATCGAGGCGCGCTTGTTGCCGGTGAGGTCAGCATAGGCCTTGAGACCGCGGGTGAGGGCGATGCGCAGGCCCGCTTCGTGGGTGCCACCCTCGCCGGTCGGAATGGTATTGCAGTAGGAATTGACGAAACCATCGCCGCCGAACCAGGCAACGGCCCATTCCAGTGCGCCGTGGCCACCGGTTTTTTCGGTCTTACCGGCGAACATTTCGCGCGTAACCTGAAAATCCTTGCCGAGCGTCGTACTCAAATAATCCTTCAAGCCGCCGGGGAAATGAAACACAGCCTTGTCCGGCGTTGGATCCTTAGGATCGAGTAGGGACGGCGCGCAATTCCAGCGAATTTCGACGCCGCCGAACAGATAGGCTTTCGAGCGCGCCATTTTGTAGAGCCGCGCCGGATCGAATTTCGCGCCCTGTCCGAAAATCTCGGCATCAGGATGGAACGTCACGCGCGTACCGCGCCGGTTTTGCACCTCACCGACCACTTCAATGGGGCCGAGCGCCTTGCCGCGGGAAAAGCGCTGGCGATACAGTTTGCGGTTGCGCGCGACCTCGACCTCGCAATGATCGGACAGCGCATTGACAACCGAAACACCCACGCCGTGCAGACCGCCGGAGGTTTCATAGACTTTTGAGTCGAACTTGCCGCCGGCATGCAGCATGGTCATGATCACTTCGAGCGCCGATTTGTCCTTGAATTTAGGGTGGGCATCGACCGGCATTCCGCGGCCGTTGTCGGTTACCGACAGATAGCCGTTTTCGTCGAGATCGATGTCGATGAAATCGGCATGGCCTGCTACGGCCTCATCCATGGAATTGTCGATAACTTCGGCAAACAGATGGTGCATTGCACGCTCATCCGTACCGCCAATATACATGCCCGGACGGCGGCGTACCGGCTCCAGCCCCTCCAGAACCTCGATATCAGCCGCACTGTAGCTGCCGCTGCTTTCGGGTGTTGGGCGAGGCGGAGTCTTTGCTGCGGGAACAGGCCTGACGGGAGTCGCGACCGGTTCGGGCCGCGTCTGCTCGACTGCCGCCTGGCGTTCACGGGCAGTTTTTACCACCGCTGAAAAGAGGTCGTTATTATCATCCATAGTCTTATGCGGCCAATGCTACAGGAATTACGAATCACCGATGATCTTTGCACGCTTCGGTATGAAACGCGATGGGAGTTCGTGATCTGTTCCGGGTTTCACCACAGAACTATGCGATGAGTCCCCACGTTTCAAGCGGCTTGCAGCCTCGCTAGCACGTTTTCCAGTTGCTCGATCCGATCGCCGAGCTGTTCGTGATGAACTTTGAGCATGTCGATCTCGGTTGTCAAAATCGAGGTATTCCCGCCTGTGTCATTTTCTTGTGGCGATTGTCCGACGCCGTGCATGAGCCAAGTCGGGCTGACCCCGAGAAATCCGGCCAGCATGACGAGCCTGTTGGCCCGGGGTTCCGATCGATCCGACTCCCAGGCCGTGATGGTTTGCGGCTTCACACCAATTTTCCCTGCTACCTGGCCCACACTCATTGACTTGGCTTCGCGAGCGCGCGAAAGCCGTCCGCCCATCGTGTCCATGTCGCGTGTCTCGGTCATGATATTGGTAAGAAATGCCATTTCATTCTCCAATTTCTTGTTGTTTTTGAGTTTTGGAAGACCCCTTTGCACCATCCGAGGGCCAAAAAGTCAAATTTCCCAAAATAGGCCGTGGTTTTTATGCCTGCTTCAAGATTGCATTTTTTGACAGAGCCGATATGCCAGCAAGTTATGCCAGCCGGTTCATCCAGAAAGGTCATCGCCATGGAAAACACAACCTCACAACAGTTGAGGGGCGTTTCGACAATGGCCGTTGCCATGTTCTTTCTGCCGATGATGGACGCGATCGCCAAATGGCTTTCGACGGTCGACAGCCTACCGCCGGCAACGGTCACTCTCTCGCGTTTTGTGGTTCAGACGATACTGACGCTGCTGATCATTCTCGCCCTGACGGGCGTCAAGTCGCTGAGACCTGTCAAGCTGTGGGGCAATCTGTTTCGCGGCTTCCTGATGGGTATGGGTAGCCTGTGTTTCTTCGCAGCGATCAAATATATGCCGCTCGCAGACGCCATGGCGGTGTTTTTCGTCGAGCCGTTGATGTTGACGCTGCTTTCCGCGCTGATCCTGAAGGAGGTGGTGGGCTGGCGCAGACGAATAGCCGTTGTAGTAGGCTTCATAGGGACACTGATCGTCATCCAGCCAAGCTGGGAACTGTTCGGCTGGATTTCGCTCCTGCCGCTCGGCACGGCAGCACTCTTCGCCGTCTATCTGATGTTGAACCGCCGCTATGGGGATGCCGATACGCCACTCATCATGCAGCTTTATGCTGGTGTCGGTGGCACCATCACGGTCGGTGTCGTGCTTTTTCTGGGCCAGGTGTTTGGCGTCAGTGATATGACGCTCGGGATGCCTTCGGGCGATTTGTCGTGGCTTTTGCTCTTTACCATCGGTGCGATTGCCACGGGTGGGCACTTGCTGGTCGTTCAGGCGTCGCGGTTGGCGCCGGCGTCATTGCTCGCGCCGTTCCAGTACCTCGAAATCGTCATGGCGGTGATCGTCGGGCTCGTTGTGTTCCATGAATTCCCGACGGCGTCGAAATGGCTGGGGATTGCCATTATTGTCGCGTCGGGTGCCTATGTCGTATTGCGCGAAGGCAAGAAAAGCGATGAGCCTGAGCCAGCGTACAATTGACAGGAAGCAGTTGAGCAAAGCGTCGATTGGCAATAGAAACAAAGGCATGTCTGGGGCGGGAGATCATCGAGTGTTCAAGAAAATCCTGATTGCCAATCGTGGCGAAATCGCCTGCCGCGTCATCAAGACTGCGCGCAAGATGGGGATTGCCACGGTTGCAGTCTATTCGGATGCCGATCGCGATGCGGTTCACGTGGAGATGGCGGACGAGGCGGTTCATATCGGTCCCGCTGCGGCTTCCGAAAGCTACCTTGTCGCCGACAAGATCATTGCAGCCTGCAAGCAAACCGGCGCGGAAGCCGTCCACCCCGGCTACGGGTTCCTCTCCGAACGCGCCTCCTTCTGCGAAGCTCTGGAAAAGCAGGGGATCATCTTCATCGGGCCGAAGCCCAAGGCGATCGTCGCTATGGGCGACAAGATCGAATCGAAGAAATTCGCCAATGAGGCGAGGGTCAATACCGTCCCAGGATTTCTCGATATCATCACCGATCCCACCCATGCGGAAAAGATTGCCGGCGAGATCGGTTATCCGGTGATGATCAAGGCTTCCGCCGGTGGCGGCGGCAAGGGCATGCGCATCGCCTGGAACAAGTCGGAAGTGCGCGACGGTTTCGAGCGCGCCACCTCGGAAGCGCGCAATTCCTTTGGTGATGACCGGGTCTTCATCGAAAAGTTCATCGTCGATCCGCGCCACATCGAAATCCAGGTGCTTGCGGACGCTTATCGCAACTGCATCTATCTCGGCGAGCGCGAATGTTCGGTGCAGCGCCGCAACCAGAAGGTGGTCGAAGAAGCGCCGTCGCCGTTCCTCGATGAGAAGACCCGCAAGGCCATGGGCGAGCAGGCGGTGGCGCTCGCCAAGGCGGTCGATTACCAGAGCGCGGGGACCGTTGAGTTCATCGTAGACAAGGACCGCAATTTCTACTTTCTCGAGATGAACACCCGCCTGCAGGTGGAGCATCCAGTAACCGAGCTGATAACGGGCATCGATCTCGTCGAACAGATGATTCGCATCGCCGCTGGAGAAAAGCTGGCAATCAAGCAGGCCGACGTGAGGCTCAATGGCTGGGCCGTCGAGAGCCGGCTTTACGCGGAGGATCCGTACCGCAACTTCCTGCCGTCCATCGGCCGCTTGACGCGCTACCGCCCGCCAGCTGAGGGACCTGTGGGCAAGGCCATCATCCGCAATGATACCGGCGTGACCGAAGGCTCGGAAATCTCGATGTTCTATGATCCTATGGTCGCCAAGCTTTGCACCTGGGCGCCAACGCGGCTTGAAGCAATCGATGCGATGGCGGATGCGCTCGATACATTCGTTGTCGACGGGATCGAGCACAATATCCCGTTCCTCGCCACGCTCATGCAGCATCCGCGCTGGCGGGAAGGCCGGCTGTCCACCGGTTTCATCGCCGAGGAGTTCCCGGAAGGGTTCAAGGCCATTTCGCCGACGCCGGACGACCGGGATATCCTCGCAGCGATTGCGCTCAGCGTCGAACTGGTTCGCAAGGAGCGGCTGGACCGCCTCAGTGACCGCCTGCGCCCGCATACAGGCAAGATTCGCGCCGAATGGGAGGTGCGGATCGGTGATGATTATGTGCCGGTTACCATTCGCAAGAGCACAGCGAAGCCACCGGTGAAGATCGATCTCTCACTGCATGGCGGCGAGGTCGTCACCATTCGCAGCGACTGGCAGCCCGGCGATGCCGTCTGGGATGGTTATGTGGACGAGCGCGCGATAAAGGCGCAGCTGCGCCCGGTGCTCAACGGCATGCGCATCGACTGGAAGGGCATGTCGGTCATCGGTCACGCCATGCAGAAGCATGTGGCGGCGCTGGAAAAGCTGATGCCGGTGAAACTGCCGCCCGACACTTCGAACATGCTGCTCTGCCCGATGCCGGGTTTGATCGTCTCGATCAATGTAACGGAAGGGCAGGAGGTCAAGGCGGGTGAGACCTTGGCGATCGTCGAGGCGATGAAAATGGAAAACGTACTGCGCGCGGACCGCGATCTGACGGTTTCCGCGATTAACGCCAAACAGGGCGACAGTCTCGCGGTCGACGCAGTGATCATGGAGTTTGTTTAGGTCTCTGAACCGCTCCGAACACGGTTTCGAACGATTCATACAAAGCCCGGTCGAGATCGTGCATTTCCACCGGCAGTCCGAGATCGACGAGACTGGTGACGCCGTGGCCGCGCACGCCGCAGGGCACGATGCCGTCGAAATGCGTCAGCTCCGGTTCGACATTGATCGAGATGCCGTGGAAGCTGACCCATTTGCGCAGGCGGATGCCGATGGCGGCGATCTTGTCCTCCGCCGGGGACCCGTCGGGCAGGGCAGGCCGCTCCGGCCGCATTACCCACACGCCAACGCGGTCCTCGCGCCGTTCGCCTTTGACATTGAACGAAGCGAGCGTCGAAATGATCCACTGCTCCAGCGCGGTTACAAAGGCGCGAA of Phyllobacterium zundukense contains these proteins:
- the parE gene encoding DNA topoisomerase IV subunit B; this translates as MDDNNDLFSAVVKTARERQAAVEQTRPEPVATPVRPVPAAKTPPRPTPESSGSYSAADIEVLEGLEPVRRRPGMYIGGTDERAMHHLFAEVIDNSMDEAVAGHADFIDIDLDENGYLSVTDNGRGMPVDAHPKFKDKSALEVIMTMLHAGGKFDSKVYETSGGLHGVGVSVVNALSDHCEVEVARNRKLYRQRFSRGKALGPIEVVGEVQNRRGTRVTFHPDAEIFGQGAKFDPARLYKMARSKAYLFGGVEIRWNCAPSLLDPKDPTPDKAVFHFPGGLKDYLSTTLGKDFQVTREMFAGKTEKTGGHGALEWAVAWFGGDGFVNSYCNTIPTGEGGTHEAGLRIALTRGLKAYADLTGNKRASIITTDDVMISSAAMLSVFIREPEFVGQTKDKLATVEAQRIVENAIRDPFDHWLAASPQEASKLLDWVVDRAEERVKRRQEKEVNRKSAVKKLRLPGKLADCSQTGALGAELFIVEGDSAGGSAKQARDRATQAVLPLRGKILNVVSAGREKMTANQQIGDLIQALGCGTRSKYRDEDLRYDRVIIMTDADVDGAHIASLLITFFYQEMPELIRNGHLFLGVPPLYRLAQGGKVAYARDDAHKDELLKTMFTGKGKVEIGRFKGLGEMRADQLKETTMDRKKRTLLRVQIDEEWANETRLAVDDLMGTRPDARFRFIQDRAAFVEELDI
- a CDS encoding helix-turn-helix domain-containing protein; amino-acid sequence: MAFLTNIMTETRDMDTMGGRLSRAREAKSMSVGQVAGKIGVKPQTITAWESDRSEPRANRLVMLAGFLGVSPTWLMHGVGQSPQENDTGGNTSILTTEIDMLKVHHEQLGDRIEQLENVLARLQAA
- a CDS encoding DMT family transporter — protein: MENTTSQQLRGVSTMAVAMFFLPMMDAIAKWLSTVDSLPPATVTLSRFVVQTILTLLIILALTGVKSLRPVKLWGNLFRGFLMGMGSLCFFAAIKYMPLADAMAVFFVEPLMLTLLSALILKEVVGWRRRIAVVVGFIGTLIVIQPSWELFGWISLLPLGTAALFAVYLMLNRRYGDADTPLIMQLYAGVGGTITVGVVLFLGQVFGVSDMTLGMPSGDLSWLLLFTIGAIATGGHLLVVQASRLAPASLLAPFQYLEIVMAVIVGLVVFHEFPTASKWLGIAIIVASGAYVVLREGKKSDEPEPAYN
- a CDS encoding acetyl-CoA carboxylase biotin carboxylase subunit, yielding MFKKILIANRGEIACRVIKTARKMGIATVAVYSDADRDAVHVEMADEAVHIGPAAASESYLVADKIIAACKQTGAEAVHPGYGFLSERASFCEALEKQGIIFIGPKPKAIVAMGDKIESKKFANEARVNTVPGFLDIITDPTHAEKIAGEIGYPVMIKASAGGGGKGMRIAWNKSEVRDGFERATSEARNSFGDDRVFIEKFIVDPRHIEIQVLADAYRNCIYLGERECSVQRRNQKVVEEAPSPFLDEKTRKAMGEQAVALAKAVDYQSAGTVEFIVDKDRNFYFLEMNTRLQVEHPVTELITGIDLVEQMIRIAAGEKLAIKQADVRLNGWAVESRLYAEDPYRNFLPSIGRLTRYRPPAEGPVGKAIIRNDTGVTEGSEISMFYDPMVAKLCTWAPTRLEAIDAMADALDTFVVDGIEHNIPFLATLMQHPRWREGRLSTGFIAEEFPEGFKAISPTPDDRDILAAIALSVELVRKERLDRLSDRLRPHTGKIRAEWEVRIGDDYVPVTIRKSTAKPPVKIDLSLHGGEVVTIRSDWQPGDAVWDGYVDERAIKAQLRPVLNGMRIDWKGMSVIGHAMQKHVAALEKLMPVKLPPDTSNMLLCPMPGLIVSINVTEGQEVKAGETLAIVEAMKMENVLRADRDLTVSAINAKQGDSLAVDAVIMEFV
- the lipB gene encoding lipoyl(octanoyl) transferase LipB, with amino-acid sequence MKTNRDDLVPAFLPHDESSPVEWLIAEGPTDYDAALAFMEQRVAAIREGTARELVWLVEHPPLYTAGTSAKATDLLVSDRFPVYATGRGGEYTYHGPGQRVAYVMLDLKRRREDIRAFVTALEQWIISTLASFNVKGERREDRVGVWVMRPERPALPDGSPAEDKIAAIGIRLRKWVSFHGISINVEPELTHFDGIVPCGVRGHGVTSLVDLGLPVEMHDLDRALYESFETVFGAVQRPKQTP